In Dehalogenimonas etheniformans, one genomic interval encodes:
- the gyrA gene encoding DNA gyrase subunit A: protein MVIGKTRPINIEEEMKNSYLDYAMSVIVSRALPDVRDGLKPVHRRILYAMSDMGMHYNTAYKKSARIVGEVLGKYHPHGDTSVYDAMVRMAQPFSMRYTMVDGQGNFGSVDADPPAAMRYTEARLTRLAEEMLVDIDKDTVDFMPNFDASLNEPTVLPSRLPNLLMNGSAGIAVGMATNIPPHNLSELCDGIAYLIDNPECTMDDLMHFVKGPDFPTGGIILGTDGIRSAYASGHGKVVIRARAHITDASETGKRQIIITELPYQVNKAELVSRVAGLVREKKVTGIAEVRDESDRQGLRVVIDLKRDGQPQQILNNLHKHTNLQDSFFINMLALVDGKPQIINLKEALKLYVEFRQVVIIRRSKFELKAAKDRAHILEGLKIALDNLDAIINLIRKAENSEVARRELQSRFGLSQIQAQAILDLQLRRLAGLERQKILDEYAEVLKQISYLEDLLANPRKILALIKSDVADIKAKYGDARRTEIQAQGVIEFREEDLIPHQSMVVTLTERNFIKRVPTEVYRLQNRAGRGKSIITTREEDAVRFIMVADTHDSVLLFTNRGRIFSIKCHEIPCDLSRTAKGLAIINLVPLSENEKITAMLSLTEFKEENSLIMGTAGGEIKRTPASDFASVRSSGLLAMDLPKGDELIGALVAKEDENIILITRDGQSIHFPVSDLRVSQRASGGVRGITLRGDDRMVGMDVTHPGHFVLVITSGGMGKLTPVEEYPLQHRGGSGVLTFKVVEKTGPVVAGKVVDKEHQVMIATAEGVVIRTPVGTEDSEKGIVVMGRSTQGVIVIRPDENDRVVTFGTMVV from the coding sequence ATGGTAATCGGAAAAACCCGCCCGATCAACATAGAGGAGGAGATGAAAAACTCCTACCTCGACTATGCCATGAGCGTCATCGTCTCCCGCGCCCTTCCCGACGTCCGCGACGGTTTGAAACCGGTCCACCGCCGCATCCTCTATGCCATGAGCGACATGGGGATGCACTACAATACCGCCTACAAGAAAAGCGCCCGCATCGTCGGCGAAGTCCTCGGCAAATACCATCCACATGGCGATACCTCGGTTTATGACGCAATGGTGCGCATGGCCCAGCCGTTCTCGATGCGCTACACCATGGTCGACGGCCAGGGTAACTTCGGTTCGGTTGACGCCGATCCGCCGGCTGCCATGCGCTACACCGAAGCCCGGCTCACCCGACTCGCCGAGGAAATGCTGGTCGACATCGATAAAGACACTGTCGATTTTATGCCCAACTTCGATGCGTCGTTGAATGAGCCGACGGTTCTTCCTTCAAGACTGCCCAACCTGCTGATGAACGGCTCGGCCGGCATCGCCGTCGGTATGGCCACCAACATCCCGCCTCATAACCTGTCCGAGCTTTGCGATGGCATCGCCTATCTGATCGATAACCCCGAGTGCACCATGGATGACCTGATGCACTTCGTCAAGGGACCGGATTTCCCCACCGGCGGCATTATCCTTGGTACCGATGGCATCCGTAGCGCCTACGCTTCAGGTCACGGAAAAGTCGTTATCCGCGCCCGGGCTCACATCACCGACGCCTCTGAGACCGGTAAACGGCAGATCATCATCACCGAACTCCCCTACCAGGTTAACAAAGCAGAACTGGTTTCCCGCGTCGCCGGTCTGGTCAGGGAGAAGAAGGTCACCGGCATCGCCGAAGTCCGCGACGAGTCGGATCGACAGGGACTTCGAGTCGTCATCGACCTCAAGCGCGACGGTCAGCCACAACAGATACTGAACAATCTCCACAAGCACACCAACCTCCAGGATAGCTTCTTTATCAACATGCTCGCCCTGGTCGACGGTAAACCGCAGATCATCAACCTGAAGGAAGCCCTGAAGCTTTACGTCGAGTTCCGCCAGGTGGTCATCATCCGGCGTTCCAAGTTCGAGCTCAAAGCCGCCAAAGATAGAGCCCACATCCTCGAGGGGCTTAAAATAGCCCTCGATAATCTCGACGCCATAATCAACCTTATCCGTAAAGCTGAGAATTCTGAAGTCGCCCGGCGAGAACTCCAGAGCAGGTTCGGCCTTTCCCAGATCCAGGCCCAGGCCATCCTCGATCTTCAACTGCGCCGCCTGGCCGGTCTCGAACGTCAGAAGATCCTCGATGAATACGCCGAGGTCTTGAAACAGATATCCTACCTAGAAGATCTTCTGGCCAACCCGAGAAAGATCCTGGCTTTGATCAAGTCCGATGTTGCCGACATCAAGGCCAAGTACGGCGACGCCCGTCGTACCGAGATTCAGGCTCAGGGCGTTATCGAGTTCCGTGAAGAGGACCTCATCCCTCACCAGAGCATGGTGGTTACCCTGACCGAGCGTAATTTCATCAAGCGGGTGCCCACCGAGGTCTACCGGTTACAGAATCGCGCCGGCCGGGGCAAGAGCATCATCACCACCCGCGAGGAAGATGCCGTCCGCTTCATCATGGTGGCTGACACGCACGATAGCGTTCTTTTGTTCACCAACCGTGGGCGGATTTTCTCGATCAAGTGTCACGAGATTCCCTGTGATTTGTCTCGTACCGCCAAGGGCCTCGCGATCATAAACCTCGTTCCGTTGTCGGAAAACGAGAAGATAACCGCCATGCTTTCGCTGACGGAGTTCAAGGAAGAGAATTCGCTAATCATGGGCACCGCCGGCGGCGAGATCAAGCGCACCCCGGCTTCGGATTTCGCTTCGGTGCGGTCTAGCGGCTTGTTGGCCATGGATCTACCCAAAGGCGATGAACTCATCGGCGCTCTTGTCGCTAAGGAAGACGAAAATATCATCCTGATTACCCGGGATGGTCAGTCCATCCACTTCCCCGTATCAGATCTTCGGGTTTCGCAGAGAGCGTCCGGAGGCGTGCGCGGCATCACCCTGCGGGGCGATGACCGCATGGTCGGTATGGACGTCACTCACCCCGGACACTTCGTTCTGGTTATCACATCAGGTGGCATGGGTAAACTTACCCCAGTGGAGGAATATCCGCTGCAGCACCGAGGCGGTTCCGGCGTATTGACTTTCAAGGTGGTTGAGAAGACTGGACCGGTGGTAGCGGGCAAAGTAGTTGATAAAGAACATCAGGTGATGATCGCGACCGCTGAAGGCGTCGTGATACGCACCCCTGTTGGCACCGAAGATTCCGAAAAAGGCATCGTCGTCATGGGCCGTAGCACCCAGGGCGTCATTGTCATCCGGCCCGACGAGAACGACCGCGTCGTCACCTTTGGCACGATGGTCGTCTAA
- a CDS encoding tetratricopeptide repeat protein — MAYNDDEQAKLKKQHSQSAIELALSGRWRDAIAANQAILELFPQDVEALNRLGRAHMELGEYTMAQAAYKKSKEADPYNSIADRNLRRLEVLVVSGSKTNVEGNGQRVEPQVFLEETGKAGVVNLSSLAPREVLAHAVAGDKVNLLPAGAVIRIETVAGEYVGSVEPRHALRLLKLMRGGNRYSGTVVSSTEDKLSIMIRETYQDPSQVGQISFPTRLPAAARKPELESVAEETEPAPEGEEAEVAVEENLEEETYPEEEDEEELEV; from the coding sequence ATGGCCTACAACGACGACGAACAGGCTAAACTCAAAAAGCAGCACAGCCAGAGCGCTATAGAGCTTGCCCTTTCAGGCCGCTGGCGCGATGCCATTGCCGCCAATCAGGCCATCCTCGAACTCTTTCCCCAGGACGTTGAGGCCTTAAACCGGTTGGGACGGGCTCACATGGAACTCGGCGAGTACACCATGGCCCAGGCTGCTTATAAAAAGTCAAAAGAAGCCGACCCTTATAACTCCATCGCCGACCGTAACCTGCGACGGCTCGAAGTCCTGGTCGTCTCCGGGTCCAAGACCAATGTGGAAGGCAACGGGCAGCGCGTGGAACCGCAGGTTTTCCTCGAGGAAACCGGCAAAGCCGGCGTCGTCAACCTGAGTTCCCTGGCGCCTCGGGAGGTGCTGGCTCATGCGGTGGCTGGCGACAAGGTTAACCTGCTTCCGGCCGGTGCCGTCATCAGGATCGAGACGGTGGCGGGTGAGTACGTCGGTTCGGTTGAGCCGCGCCACGCCCTGAGGCTTTTAAAACTCATGCGCGGCGGTAACAGGTATTCTGGCACCGTCGTCAGTTCTACGGAAGACAAGCTGTCGATCATGATCCGCGAAACCTATCAGGATCCGTCGCAAGTAGGGCAAATATCCTTCCCCACCCGCTTGCCCGCAGCGGCGCGCAAACCTGAACTCGAATCAGTTGCCGAAGAAACCGAACCGGCGCCTGAGGGCGAAGAAGCCGAGGTTGCGGTCGAAGAGAACCTTGAAGAGGAAACCTATCCCGAGGAAGAGGACGAAGAGGAGTTGGAGGTCTAA
- a CDS encoding sulfite exporter TauE/SafE family protein, producing the protein MIALVAGAVASLAGFGIGSLLTPLLALKTGIGVAVAAIAIAHFIGTSLRFFILRASVNKRVLLSFGLASAAGGLTGALLHNTFNNSLLGVIFGCLLIIAGVSEITGLAGKIQIKGPLSWFSGALSGLFGGLVGNQGGIRSAALTGFNLGKDEFVATATGIALMVDFARIPVYLAVQGRELIPIWYLITIVTIGVIVGTLFGKRILQRLSQEAFTKTVGVVLFGIGLLILIRI; encoded by the coding sequence TTGATCGCGCTTGTCGCAGGGGCGGTGGCTTCGTTAGCCGGTTTCGGCATCGGTAGCCTGCTGACGCCGCTGCTGGCGCTTAAAACGGGAATCGGGGTAGCAGTAGCCGCCATAGCGATCGCCCATTTCATCGGAACCTCACTTCGATTCTTTATTTTGAGGGCATCAGTAAACAAAAGAGTCCTGCTGAGCTTTGGCCTGGCCAGCGCGGCCGGAGGATTAACCGGGGCTTTGCTTCATAACACCTTCAACAACAGCCTCCTCGGCGTAATCTTCGGGTGCCTACTCATAATCGCGGGAGTCTCGGAAATCACCGGATTAGCCGGCAAAATCCAGATCAAAGGACCACTCTCCTGGTTCAGCGGGGCGCTTTCCGGACTGTTCGGGGGACTGGTGGGCAACCAGGGAGGCATCAGGTCCGCGGCGTTGACCGGGTTCAACCTGGGAAAAGACGAATTCGTGGCAACGGCGACGGGGATCGCGCTCATGGTCGATTTCGCAAGGATCCCGGTTTATTTGGCGGTACAAGGGCGCGAATTGATTCCGATCTGGTATTTGATCACGATCGTTACGATCGGGGTCATCGTTGGAACACTATTCGGCAAAAGGATCTTGCAGCGACTTTCTCAGGAAGCTTTCACGAAAACGGTGGGAGTGGTTCTTTTCGGGATAGGTTTACTAATCCTAATCCGGATTTAG
- a CDS encoding universal stress protein, protein MFKTIVVPLDGSPVSEQVLPMAAELAKCTPDSKIILLEVIKPVGPSVIDALVLSNASEVETLTPAEAKDYLRQIAAKYLAGIHVQILAEEGGAAEIILQTAKDNKADVIAMASHGRSGIARLTLGSVTSQVINHAEIPVLVVKAK, encoded by the coding sequence ATGTTCAAAACAATCGTTGTTCCTCTGGACGGCTCTCCCGTTTCAGAACAGGTCCTGCCCATGGCGGCTGAACTGGCTAAATGTACCCCTGATTCCAAGATAATCCTGCTTGAGGTGATCAAGCCGGTGGGTCCAAGCGTGATAGACGCACTGGTACTCTCAAACGCCAGCGAGGTTGAGACGCTGACGCCGGCAGAGGCGAAAGATTATCTCAGGCAGATAGCCGCGAAATATCTGGCAGGAATCCATGTACAGATTTTGGCGGAGGAAGGCGGGGCGGCGGAGATCATCCTGCAGACGGCCAAAGATAACAAGGCGGATGTGATCGCCATGGCAAGCCACGGCAGAAGCGGGATCGCAAGGCTCACTCTTGGGAGCGTGACTTCACAGGTCATCAACCATGCGGAGATTCCGGTGCTAGTAGTCAAGGCAAAATAG
- the hisS gene encoding histidine--tRNA ligase, whose translation MDYQAPRGTQDILPEEQSYWRYVESKAAAIAARYGYSRIDTPTFEDARLFTRTVGEETDIVTKEMYTFQDRGGADLTLRPEGTAPVCRAYIEHGMASQPKPVKLYYLASIFRYDRPQAGRYREHHQFGFEVFGESDAAADAEVIDMAWSLYRELGITTLPVQLNSIGCPECRAAYLAALKDYYSTCIDTLCGDCKIRYGKNPLRLLDCKKPDCSVAASKAPHSVDFLCPDCKAHFDKLTAFMGAIAIPFEINHCLVRGLDYYSRTVFEIQPREEGAQSTIGGGGRYDNLIPQLGGEPTPAIGFATGIERIILNLKRQNIVVPALESPRFFLAALGEAAFIAAFKLAADLRRDGIPMFESLASRSLKAQLRQASGLGARYTLILGDAELEKGEILLRDMTSSEQRALPLDGLVSALKAL comes from the coding sequence ATGGATTACCAGGCTCCCCGCGGTACCCAGGACATCTTGCCGGAAGAGCAATCATATTGGCGTTATGTCGAATCTAAAGCCGCCGCCATTGCCGCCCGCTACGGCTATTCCCGGATCGACACGCCGACTTTCGAGGATGCCCGGCTTTTCACCCGCACCGTCGGCGAGGAGACCGATATCGTCACCAAGGAGATGTACACCTTTCAGGACCGCGGCGGGGCGGACCTGACCCTCCGGCCCGAAGGCACCGCGCCGGTGTGCCGCGCCTACATCGAGCACGGCATGGCTTCTCAGCCCAAGCCTGTCAAGCTCTATTACCTGGCTTCCATTTTCCGCTACGACCGCCCCCAGGCCGGGCGCTACCGCGAGCACCACCAGTTCGGTTTCGAGGTTTTTGGCGAATCTGACGCCGCCGCCGATGCCGAGGTCATCGACATGGCCTGGTCGTTATATCGAGAGCTCGGCATCACCACCCTGCCCGTCCAGCTCAATTCCATCGGCTGCCCGGAATGCCGCGCCGCTTACCTCGCCGCGTTGAAAGATTATTATTCGACCTGCATCGACACCCTCTGTGGCGACTGCAAGATTCGATACGGCAAGAACCCTCTGCGGCTGCTCGATTGCAAGAAACCGGACTGTAGCGTTGCCGCCTCGAAGGCACCGCATTCGGTCGATTTTCTTTGCCCTGACTGTAAAGCCCATTTCGACAAGTTGACCGCCTTCATGGGCGCGATTGCGATTCCTTTTGAAATCAATCATTGCCTGGTTCGCGGCTTGGACTACTATAGCCGTACCGTCTTCGAGATTCAGCCTCGAGAGGAAGGCGCCCAGAGCACCATCGGCGGCGGCGGCCGCTACGACAACCTGATCCCCCAACTTGGAGGCGAACCCACCCCGGCCATCGGCTTTGCGACGGGTATCGAGCGGATCATCCTGAATCTAAAGCGCCAGAACATCGTGGTGCCTGCCCTCGAATCGCCGCGCTTCTTCCTGGCCGCACTCGGCGAAGCCGCTTTCATAGCTGCCTTCAAACTAGCCGCTGACTTGCGTCGCGATGGAATTCCAATGTTTGAGTCCCTTGCATCCCGTTCCCTTAAGGCTCAACTACGCCAAGCCTCCGGCCTCGGCGCTCGATACACCCTTATCCTCGGCGATGCGGAATTGGAGAAAGGTGAAATCCTCCTCCGCGATATGACCTCCTCTGAACAGCGCGCCCTCCCCCTTGACGGCCTAGTCTCGGCGCTCAAAGCGCTATAA
- a CDS encoding reductive dehalogenase, translating to MTGFHSTVSRRQFMKALGVAGAGIGGAAMIAPTFHDLDELASSGELQKHPWYIKERERLDPTPEIDWNVIHRYDRRYMGQCSNIRAKYYGKAYVEKIDAESGALQAKRMKDNVPGFGHKWEALRSALSQSNRWSVSFLGPEVDGKINVTTPEGLGVPKWQGTPEENSKMVVAAIRLFGMAEAGFNNLDSTWRTKLVAKNEKGSATGAKYIDTDPADVPASAARPIVYEDVAEPYYTKEKWVVPTKDLNVMYLGGPEPRETDRTYPSRMSKSNLVANSGIRNIAYYSTYQFFRALGYNMFGGTGHGTDCFNTPGVAVFTGKAEAARMANWVISPAWGPRSTDLCQITDMPLAETHPIDAGVWRFCQTCGICADSCPSKSIQGLDAGEASYEMPPINGKPDTQHVAGIKRFYYDGSGCRNYVNEAIPGSGCSACAAYCTFSTGSGAIIHSVLKSTISYVPVFNGFLANMGRTFGYGAFKDPEEWWDSSLPQFGINSTLTAEDGGYRK from the coding sequence GTGACAGGATTTCACAGCACGGTTTCTCGAAGGCAATTCATGAAAGCTCTTGGAGTGGCAGGTGCCGGGATCGGCGGAGCCGCCATGATAGCTCCGACCTTTCATGACCTGGATGAATTGGCATCAAGCGGCGAACTCCAAAAACATCCCTGGTATATCAAGGAACGCGAGCGCCTCGATCCCACGCCTGAAATAGATTGGAATGTTATACACCGCTATGACCGGCGCTATATGGGACAGTGTTCCAATATCCGTGCCAAATACTATGGGAAAGCCTACGTCGAAAAAATAGATGCTGAATCGGGCGCTCTTCAAGCGAAAAGGATGAAGGACAATGTGCCTGGTTTCGGTCACAAATGGGAAGCTCTAAGGTCTGCCTTGAGCCAGTCCAACCGATGGTCGGTGTCATTTCTTGGCCCAGAGGTTGATGGGAAGATAAACGTGACGACTCCGGAGGGTCTTGGAGTACCCAAATGGCAGGGCACTCCTGAAGAGAACTCGAAGATGGTGGTCGCCGCCATTAGACTGTTTGGTATGGCAGAAGCCGGCTTCAACAATCTGGATAGCACCTGGCGCACCAAGTTAGTGGCTAAGAATGAAAAGGGCAGTGCTACGGGCGCGAAATATATCGATACCGATCCGGCTGATGTTCCAGCCTCGGCCGCAAGACCCATCGTGTACGAGGATGTAGCTGAGCCCTATTACACCAAGGAGAAGTGGGTGGTCCCGACCAAAGACCTGAACGTAATGTATCTGGGCGGACCGGAACCCAGAGAGACCGACAGGACCTACCCATCAAGGATGTCTAAATCGAATCTTGTAGCCAACTCCGGAATCCGCAATATCGCTTACTATAGTACCTATCAGTTCTTTAGGGCTCTTGGTTACAACATGTTTGGAGGCACCGGACATGGCACCGACTGCTTTAACACGCCTGGTGTCGCTGTTTTCACCGGCAAGGCTGAGGCCGCTCGCATGGCCAACTGGGTAATCTCTCCCGCCTGGGGTCCGCGAAGCACCGACCTATGCCAAATTACGGATATGCCGCTTGCCGAGACCCATCCAATCGACGCCGGGGTGTGGCGTTTCTGCCAGACTTGTGGCATCTGCGCCGATTCTTGCCCCTCCAAATCTATACAAGGATTAGATGCCGGGGAAGCAAGCTATGAAATGCCTCCCATTAATGGCAAACCTGATACTCAGCATGTAGCGGGAATTAAGAGGTTCTATTACGATGGATCGGGTTGCAGGAACTATGTAAATGAAGCCATTCCTGGTTCCGGTTGCAGCGCATGCGCCGCCTATTGCACCTTCTCGACTGGAAGCGGGGCTATCATCCACTCTGTGCTGAAGTCGACTATCTCTTACGTTCCAGTATTCAATGGCTTTCTTGCTAATATGGGCCGAACCTTCGGTTATGGGGCCTTTAAAGATCCGGAAGAGTGGTGGGATTCTTCCCTGCCTCAATTCGGCATAAACAGTACGCTAACCGCCGAAGATGGTGGCTACAGGAAGTAA
- a CDS encoding ATP-binding cassette domain-containing protein translates to MSPLAIETYGLTKYFGTTRAVDGVDLAVAAGSVYGFLGPNGAGKTTTIRILATLMQPDAGTARVFGYDVVGQADEVRRRVGLTGQFASVDDDLTGQENLVLLARLQGFGWPLAKRRAADLLEAFGLSEAAGRMVKTYSGGMRRRIDIAASIVVTPELLFLDEPTTGLDPRNRNQVWDIIKALTGYGCTIFLTTQYLYEADELADRIAVIDNGRIVAEGTSGQLKAAVGSGAVHIRLINAESRTISEQLLTTKLGLAVKPESDPAEFSIILSDPDMATRALWELSQAGIGVATFSYGQPSLDEVFLMLTGHPADSIHNREPLK, encoded by the coding sequence ATTTCGCCGCTGGCAATTGAAACATATGGCTTAACTAAATATTTCGGCACTACCCGCGCCGTGGACGGAGTCGACCTGGCGGTAGCCGCCGGTTCGGTTTACGGTTTCCTGGGGCCGAATGGGGCGGGGAAAACGACAACTATCCGCATCCTGGCGACCCTGATGCAGCCTGATGCCGGGACAGCCCGGGTATTCGGCTACGATGTGGTCGGCCAGGCTGACGAGGTGCGGCGGAGGGTCGGCCTGACCGGCCAGTTTGCTTCGGTGGATGATGACCTCACCGGGCAGGAGAACCTGGTGCTCCTGGCGCGCCTCCAGGGATTCGGCTGGCCGCTAGCTAAGAGGAGGGCAGCCGACCTGCTGGAAGCCTTCGGGCTGAGCGAGGCGGCGGGGCGGATGGTCAAAACCTATTCCGGAGGCATGCGCCGGCGCATCGATATCGCTGCCAGCATCGTCGTCACGCCTGAACTGTTATTTCTCGACGAGCCGACAACCGGCCTCGATCCGCGCAACCGCAACCAGGTCTGGGACATCATCAAAGCCCTGACCGGCTACGGCTGTACCATCTTCCTGACAACCCAGTATCTATACGAAGCCGACGAGCTGGCCGACCGCATCGCCGTAATCGATAACGGCCGGATTGTCGCCGAGGGCACCAGCGGGCAACTCAAGGCGGCGGTGGGGAGCGGGGCGGTGCACATCCGCCTCATCAACGCCGAATCGCGAACCATTTCCGAACAATTACTGACGACCAAATTGGGATTAGCGGTGAAACCCGAGTCCGACCCAGCCGAGTTTTCCATAATCTTGTCCGATCCGGACATGGCAACCCGGGCACTCTGGGAGCTTAGCCAGGCGGGTATTGGCGTAGCCACGTTTTCCTATGGCCAACCCAGCCTCGACGAGGTCTTCCTGATGCTGACAGGGCATCCGGCAGACTCAATCCATAACCGGGAGCCTCTCAAATGA
- a CDS encoding reductive dehalogenase has product MSLFHSTVSRRQFMKGLGLAGAGLGAAALTAPVFHDVDELTSSAGSLEKHPWYVKERELLDPTIDVDWNIMKRYDRAWQGQMGHVQSVYYGTDRVNKASANSGALSAQLLKGNTPGFGHKWEVLRNALGQSNTWSAGFTGPEGASLGATPDTMGVPKWQGSPEENSKLLMAATRLFGVGEIGFAQLDDTLRNKLVVSYTTDGVSASKYNDLTVPYPPPDTERFKYVYEDVSKAYYTKNKGVIPTAERWVIFLSGPEPRETDRTAVSRMSKSNLVSNSGIRNMAYFSTHKFLNGLGYSGIGLTGHQSDMFNTGTIAVLTGKAECGRHSNWPISIAYGPRAFDMTQTIDLPVAPSKPIDAGIWRFCQTCGICADVCPSNSIPKKGTEPSFDKPNIEGKPDTQHSTGAKLIWFNGASCRLWVTETYPGTGCSLCAANCTFSTGSAAVVHSVLKGTIANVGVFNGFLANMGRTFGYGNYKDPEEWWDQSLPMLGIDTTTTALHGGYRK; this is encoded by the coding sequence ATGTCCCTATTCCACAGCACCGTATCTCGCAGGCAATTCATGAAAGGATTGGGATTAGCAGGGGCTGGCCTGGGTGCGGCGGCTTTAACCGCTCCAGTGTTTCACGACGTAGACGAGTTGACATCGTCAGCAGGGTCTCTCGAAAAACACCCTTGGTATGTCAAAGAACGCGAACTTCTAGATCCCACCATCGACGTCGATTGGAACATCATGAAGCGGTACGACCGCGCATGGCAAGGCCAGATGGGCCATGTTCAGTCGGTTTATTACGGCACCGATCGCGTTAACAAAGCGAGCGCCAACTCCGGGGCATTGAGCGCCCAGCTGCTCAAGGGTAACACCCCCGGCTTCGGCCACAAGTGGGAAGTGCTCCGGAATGCCCTTGGCCAATCGAATACCTGGAGCGCCGGATTCACCGGGCCGGAAGGTGCCAGTCTGGGCGCTACTCCTGATACAATGGGGGTTCCCAAGTGGCAGGGAAGTCCTGAAGAGAACTCCAAGCTGCTCATGGCTGCCACCAGGCTATTTGGCGTTGGCGAAATCGGTTTTGCCCAGCTTGACGATACCCTTCGCAACAAGCTGGTAGTCTCCTATACCACCGATGGCGTGAGCGCCTCCAAATACAACGACCTGACCGTCCCCTATCCTCCCCCTGACACCGAACGTTTCAAGTATGTCTATGAAGATGTCAGCAAGGCTTACTATACAAAAAATAAGGGCGTCATCCCCACCGCCGAACGTTGGGTAATCTTCCTGTCTGGACCGGAACCACGCGAAACCGACCGCACGGCCGTCTCCCGCATGTCCAAGTCCAACCTGGTTTCCAATTCGGGCATCCGGAATATGGCATATTTCAGTACCCACAAGTTCCTCAATGGGTTAGGTTACAGTGGCATCGGTCTGACGGGTCACCAGTCGGACATGTTCAACACCGGCACCATCGCTGTGCTGACCGGTAAAGCCGAATGCGGTAGGCACAGCAACTGGCCGATCTCTATAGCTTACGGTCCTCGGGCTTTCGACATGACACAGACAATCGACCTGCCCGTCGCCCCAAGCAAACCGATCGATGCTGGTATCTGGCGCTTCTGCCAGACCTGCGGTATCTGCGCCGATGTCTGCCCTTCCAACTCTATTCCGAAGAAAGGCACCGAACCTTCCTTCGACAAACCGAATATCGAAGGCAAACCAGATACCCAACACTCCACCGGCGCTAAGTTGATTTGGTTCAACGGCGCTTCTTGCCGCCTGTGGGTCACTGAGACCTATCCCGGTACCGGCTGCAGCCTCTGCGCTGCCAATTGTACCTTCTCTACGGGAAGCGCAGCTGTTGTTCACTCCGTTTTAAAAGGTACTATCGCCAATGTCGGCGTGTTCAATGGATTCTTGGCCAACATGGGCCGGACTTTCGGCTACGGCAACTACAAGGATCCGGAAGAATGGTGGGATCAGTCACTGCCGATGCTCGGCATCGACACCACCACGACCGCTCTTCACGGCGGCTATCGGAAATAA
- a CDS encoding ABC transporter permease, which translates to MKDETTFQPEMIRTVLSIKERPPGLSPLATTLAFGWRAMLKIRHVPEQLFDVTASPIIFLLMFTYLFGGALAGSTGAYLQFVLPGILVMTIIMITIYTGLGINQDIKKGVFDRFRSLPIWRPSVIAGMLLADGARYTMASAVMILLGLALGYHPEAGFSGILLSVLLLLAFSSCLSWIWIALGLVMRTPESLMAVSMMILFPLTFVSNVFVAPQTMPGWLESFVNVNPVTHLVTAVRGLITGAPDAGEIAIVLAVSAALLLVFCPLAIRLYQKRQ; encoded by the coding sequence ATGAAGGACGAAACGACTTTTCAACCGGAAATGATCCGCACCGTTCTCTCCATCAAGGAACGACCGCCGGGACTATCGCCGCTGGCAACGACGCTGGCCTTCGGCTGGCGGGCGATGTTAAAGATCCGGCATGTCCCGGAGCAGCTTTTCGATGTCACCGCTTCGCCTATCATCTTCCTCCTGATGTTCACCTATCTCTTCGGCGGCGCCCTGGCCGGGTCCACCGGAGCCTATCTGCAGTTTGTGCTGCCCGGCATCCTGGTCATGACCATCATCATGATCACGATCTATACCGGCCTGGGCATCAACCAGGACATTAAGAAGGGCGTTTTCGACCGTTTCAGGTCACTGCCCATCTGGAGGCCTTCGGTGATCGCCGGCATGCTGCTGGCAGACGGCGCCCGATACACGATGGCCTCGGCGGTCATGATCCTGCTGGGACTGGCCCTGGGCTACCACCCGGAAGCCGGATTTTCCGGGATTCTCCTATCGGTCCTTTTGCTGCTGGCTTTTTCTTCCTGCCTGTCGTGGATATGGATCGCCCTGGGGCTGGTGATGCGAACGCCAGAGTCGCTGATGGCGGTGAGCATGATGATCTTGTTCCCGCTGACCTTCGTCAGCAACGTCTTCGTGGCGCCGCAGACGATGCCGGGCTGGCTGGAGTCTTTCGTAAATGTAAATCCCGTCACCCACCTGGTGACGGCGGTGCGGGGGCTGATCACGGGGGCCCCCGACGCCGGGGAAATCGCCATCGTCCTGGCAGTGAGCGCCGCGCTGCTGCTGGTGTTTTGCCCGCTTGCGATAAGGCTGTATCAGAAGCGCCAATAA